The window accataggaagttcttgcatcaatcacgtgaaATATtatgcttgacttgagttcaccaatagtcatctccactcggatcatgcccatcgctctttgtcctccctggttaaaaccttggattagtagacggcttagggatagttcatccaccttgatgccgattgtggtcattgttgaatttggcatgatatttatggctgatccgccatccacaagcatgcggttgactttgtgctccttTATGTACCCAAAGACAAAGAGATGActgttgtgaggcttggatcctagcagcaagtcttcgtcggtgaagtGGATTATGTCCTCGACAACACAGCATGTGGTACACTCGTGTGGCCAAAGcctcaagccttcgttcttgctttcttgcacttcgtggtcatTTGGACTTGCTAAAACCGCTGCCAGTGCCCTTCGTATCTTCTTTGGCAATTGTAgcgcttcctcgatgctaaagtgtattggcagaccttcttcaggTGTAAGAGtattttctccctcagtggcgacaactttgccttttgagggtttttccatttctacttcgaccatgtgacatgcaGCGATAGTGCACTATTGGAAGAAGTCCTCCAGGAAGTACTCATGCAAGGAGACGGGAATGCGTGGCTTTTGCTCCACAGGTTCCCCAGCATATATTAGCTTAGCAACTCTTAtgtttcttttaggcttcctattgCTGCGGCGGcggtgctttctcccttgttcccCCTTTGGCTTTATAGCTTGCGGTCTCGGTTTCCTCGTCCtctcaccaatgtccatcctttgtcATCGTCAGTAGgtgcatcttggttgcttgcccccagTGAAGGTGGTGCAGAAGGTGCAATGTGGTTTGAGTATTGCCGAGCATGGTTAGGCATTTCTTGAAGAGGCACGGGATCAAAGGATCCGAACACGACCATAGTGGTGTGCATTGCAGCTGTGTCTTCTAGGTCGAGCTCAATCCGCCCTTGTtgtgccaacttcatgatgagttcttttaggatgaaacacttgcccacatgatgacccacgatacgatggtacttgcagtacttggATCATtgatgcgattcatctcttcgggGTGTTTGCATTCAGGCAACTCAATCACCCTCTTCTCCAGCAGGTCGTCCAGCATTGCGTCCATGTCGGAGTCtggaaaagggtataccttctgatccagttccctcaaggtgtttttgtacctatcttaaGTGTGAGAAGGCTCACATCTTTTTATCTCATTTGCTTTGTTATTgaaggagattttgacgggTGCGGACGAGGTATTGATAAGGGTGGAATTGGCGGTAAAAGCTTTCTTGGCGGGCTTTTTCCCATGATTATCTGCTCTTGAAGtaaacaccttatcccttttgaaatcgATGATTGGCTCCTTCTTTACATGGTGGGCGATgctcagctccatgtcgtgggcatgggtggctaattcttcaaaagtccgtggtttgataccttgaaggatgtattgtaaaccccattgcatgccatggatgcacatctcgattgaagaaatctcggagagcCTCTCCTTACAATCGAGGCTTAGATTACACCATCGGTTaatgtagtccatgactggttcttccctccattgcttcgtgctcgtcagctctagcatgctcacagtgcggcgggtactgtagaagcggttgaggaattccctttccaactgttcccagctgttgatggactcgggctccaggtctgtgtaccactcaaaggcgtttccttttaacgagcgcacaaactgcttggcgaggtaatctccttccgtccctgcattgttgcaggtttcgacgaaatgtgcgacatgttgcttcgggtttcctttttcgtcaaattgcataaacttcAGCGGTtaataacccctcggcatccttaaggcgtcgatcttcctgGAGTAAGGCTTCGAGTACAACGTGGAGGCATGtaagctcccttcgtactgcgccttgacggtgctggcgatcatctcctgcaacTGCTTAATGGAGAAAGATCCCATGAGCGTTGTTGTCTGGTTTAACTTCAGCTTTTCTTCAACTTTCTCCACTATAGGCTCATCTTTTTTGTCGTTTTCCTTCTTCAGATGATCAATCTTCAGGTTGGGTTTCTCGCCGTCCTACGCCTCTAGTCGGTTGacgagtgctgcaatttgcaagtctttttcttccacagttcgggttagccttgcaattgcttcattcatctgagtcagttgctcatcgattgaagttgctccggtAGCCATAACTTGCATGGCTGTGTTGTCGCTTGAGTCAGCATCGAAAGACAAATACTCGGAGTACTTCCTAGGGCTTTCCTCCCTTGgcgcccttagcgaggccagggtgatcacaagttcgtgcctcgggtgctcttgttccttcgGCAGGGTTGATGCAGGGGTGGAAGAGGAGGCAGcaagagctcttgccttgcttcaagTTATGATGCCCGAAATGGCGCCGCCTGCGGCGAGGATGCTCTTGTTCTTCGCGTTGGTTGTGGGAAcagcttgagccttccttgatgccattgattttggaagtgtgcttaaatttcttgaacggagaaagagatgagaggtagagattgtcccaccaagcgtgccaaatttgtaaacacgaaattttcctgaaacaaacgagacaagaacacgtgtacaaaataatattttgcatttgatgattttgggttacaatctctctcaaatttgatcctctgattcaatctccgtaaggtgtgtatttatcgacgttgttgatccaaagggccgttggggcttgatcttaggatgaatgaATGATAAACGATGAACCCTTTCTTTAAGGCttttagggcttgatcttgaagaactgttgatgaacggatcttcaaggggcctttggggcttgatcttgatgaacagttgatgaatggatcttcaaaggcttttgggcttgatcttgaagaacagtgatgaatggatcttcaagggcttttgagcttgatcttgaaagacgGTTGAATGTAtagatttgtcgacgttgttgatccaaagggccgttggggcttgatcttaggatgaacggatgatgaatgatgaacactttcttcaagggccgtcggggcttaatcttgaattggtggaagttcttcaacgggccgtcggggcttgagcTTGAAGGCGGATTtggcgaagaacgaagagagtttTCTCGATCCTTCggaatttgcttgagagctttagagtttcaaagcttcaaggttttggtgtaatatcaattggtcaaatgaaatgaatgaaattggcttctatttatagaattttccaaggcctaattttgaatataatattccagatgaaataagtcttTTCTgtcaggtgttgacatgtgtcctgtttgatgacttttccgactcatttcaatttttcgtcgagtcacacgctacgtgtaaaatttatgtaatacatgagcgttgaaactttgatttatcagtcaacatttatttaccaaaatttcgatgtctacagttttATATAAccaaaaatgggtacattttatgtaaaaaataatggatacattttatatataaaaaacaatCGAAcattttagattaaaaaaaataaatagattttacattaaaaaatgggtacattttacataaaaatggtACTTACAAAAACAAAGGATACATTTTGCATATAATAAAGGGGTATATTTGTAACGAAAAATGggtatattataaataaattatgagtacaaataaaaggttaaaaacattatgagtacaaataaaagttaaaaaaattatgagtacaaataaaagttaaaaaaataagggacaaaaagaaattaatgtatgtgtcacagcccgtctcgAATTAAAGTTATTGATAACATGAATTGACGAAATTGCCCTTGAACGGTTGGTGGTGGTGTGTGTAAATGGGCTAAGGTTTGGGctcaatcaaattttaaagttttagttgtttggttggtgacccaatttggaccacacacacacaaaagtacctttctctctcttctctctcgtgctctctccctcagactcactctctcttcttttgTCCCGTACAGATTAACAACAAACTAGTCGAAAGTTTGTAGATCGAGGGTTTAAAGGACACCATTGTGTTCCTGAGGTTCAtacgagttgaatggtaccatttttaggtaagaACTTCTTCGAAAACTCGTGAAAACCCTAACCCGATTTatgtcactattcatgcaatcataaaatcatgtgtttttggggatttcaagcttataggtagcttaaggaggtcctcatgAGGCTCGGAGTGGTTCgttggaagaatttggacgtcgGATTATCGAGAACGACGGGTTTTAAGATTTGCCGAAATATCGAGGCTTTTTCTAGTGGGTTTCTAGGGTGTCAGGGCTCAACTCAGGTATGGTTTTGTTCATCTTGGTGAGATCTTCAaattggttcaaatttcatggaatttggttaagaaatggaGAAGATATAAGGTTTTGAAAGAAATTCCATAAACTGGCGAAGTCACCGACGTCCAACAACTCGTCGGAGAAGACACGGGCATATTCTgtcagttttgacggaatatgctaacgaaGTTAGATGACGCCGTTAATAATTGACACTATATGTTTGCTTttggacggaatattcctgacggcgttaACTGCCgccgtcagtgtgcctggcacaTGCTCGCGTATGGACGgtgcgtctggccgtgccttggcctgCACGTGGCGACACGTGAGgggtcggaaaatttttctaaaaatatggggatgttcgtgaggttgtgtagatcacgttggtatattcaaacatcccatttgatcaatgtatgagaagttattagctagtattggttatgtgctttaaattaacgtttttatagttgtttcacatataggggagacttatcccgaggacaagCGCAGTCAAGGGCAACTCGGGTGCTACAAcctttcgacataccagtgagtgggcttttggttttaagtatatatgtatatgcttgaaattttcccagaaaatgcatttaaataaGTTATGATTTGAATTGCCATGCCAAACGCTTTATATTTAGAATATGCATATGAtgtttgtatgtatgtatatatatatatataattgtggtactgtggacgctcaggtaagcctaggtgagttatgaattgtgaatgtgattacggttgtgattaattgagaagcatagagctcataaacttgcaccccgAGTAATTGTGAATTACTACAGATAGAGTACAggcctgtttataatgtcacctcccgcaccatatgctcactttggatccaatttaggtgcatagtcttgtcgtacaaaccatcataggtggttctgactcgtaggtgactagcgatttatcgcatagcTATCATGAATgcgtagcattgagcataactatattacacctagtcttgtcatacagacctttTCAGTGGttctgacttatgtgcagtgtagtgccgtataggtcatttgtagtgacttcggctagattgactaatgagctatgaattcagccacaAACTTCTAcaagggttccggctaatatgttatttttcatgaatttattttcacctgagttacttatcctgtttatatcttggcatggcatacttatgattataaatatgtgaagcatgatttgagtatatatatatatatatatatacacacacacacacatatatgtatatttatattctatCTCTGGAAaaagtatacatgttttactGCAAGGGGTTAAAGCTTTTGAAAGTTAAATGTGTTCtcaaaacctttgtttttgcccactcacattttctgttttacgCCCCTCAAGGTTCTAGGTAGACTTGCTTTTGGTGGCATTGAGGATCTCGGCGATTATGACAGAATAAAATAATTGTATGACATCttctagtacttgtcctactggactgcacctagactttctatgctctgattaggagtatttacacttgtatctcactcctaacacttcctgtTTATAAGTGCATATTAGTAGCTttcgatttttatttatttgtatatttcttatctttattactTCCGCACTgtacacatggctacgtcaccttcACATGAcgaccagcatgcctcgatcttggtcggggtgtgtcaatttggtatcagaaccTAGGTTTAGCGGTCATGTATATCTTATGAATGATCTAATCATTGtgatgtcttctgtcagaactatgccgcctcgtagagagccacatCATTCAgttgagcctagtttccctgatattgctcaattaggggaagttATCGCTAATGCCATTCAGTCTTCACTCCATCCTTCTCAAATgacacctcttgagactgtATATAATCTGAAGCTGAATCATTTCATGGGAAATGAAGGACATGAGGGAGCGGAGAAATAGCTTAATCATGTTGAGAAGACTTTTcttgtgatgcagagtcaggggaatcttcTTCCTAATAGGTGGGTGGAGACGATTACCTGGTTTCTAGGTCCGGAGCCAGCATTCTGGTGGAGACATGAGTCATATCAAATGCCACCAGAGGTTGTAGCAGATTAGGAAGTGTTTAAACAGTTGTTTCGGAAAAGGTTTATTCTCATTGAGTACATTGATCAcaagaaacaagagtttacgCATCTAAAACAAGGAAAGATGTCAGTGAATGAGTATTATAGGAGGTTCACTGATTTGTCTCGATATGATCCGGAGGTTACTGCTAAATCGGTTGAGATGCTACGTCGATTCaggttgggtactaagaagaaatggcattCTATAGTGACATCGACTCTCTGTGccacttaccaggagttttatgaggtgTTACTGCGGATTGAGGATTCAGAGAACATGCCCAGTGaaaatgaagatgaagaagaaaagaatgtgAACCAGAGGtgagatgataaaggtaaagatCAATCATCTCAAGGACCTCGTAAGACCTAGATTTTAAGAGAAATGGTGTCAGTTCTAGCTCTTCTAGTGGAGATTTGAGCTTTAATGTGCAGATGAGAGGTGGTAAATTTTCGAGAGGCTCGAGATTTCAGAGGCAGAGGGACTTTGGTGGTTCAGGTGCTCCTTTATGCCACAagtgtaataataggcattttggaGAGTGTAGGATAGGCAGCCGTGCATGCTatacttgtggacagatggggCATAGGGCTGCACATTGTCCTTAAAATCAGCAAAGGCCCCAACAACCTTCATTACCACCATCTGCACCAACCCAACAAGCTTCATGACCTAGTGGTTATGCTCAGACtagtcgtggtggtgcttatcaTTATCAAGGCAACACCGCTCCTTATGCTACAGGGCAGTATCAGTACTCACAGGACCCTCATTATCATGGTGGTTGCCCTCAATATCAGGGAGGTTCTATGCCTTATCAACCACATTCAGCAGGTGGATCCCGGTGGTACCAATGGGTACAGCCCCAACAGGTAGAGATTACTGCTAGCAGTGCAGGATCTTCGAGGTAGTCAGGTCAGCCAAGATAAGGACGTGGTGTTCATGCTAACAGAGGCCGTGGTGAACGACAGCAGAATTAGGGACGTATCCATAACATgacactgcaagatgctcagaacaatcctgatttaatcatgggtacgttaaatattcttggtcattttgctagagtattgattgattgtggtgttacgcattctgttgtttctcatacatttgctcaaaggATGCAACCttatcctacacctctaggatatgatttagagttttctatgcctagaggggagagatgttatatggatcgggtatatccaggatgtctaGTGATGGTGGAGGATGTTGTTATGCCAGCTAACCTTATTCTATTAGacattgttaattttgatgtgattttgggcattgATTGGTTACACTATAttcgtgccaagatagattgctaTGGAAAAGCAGTCACATTTCATCGTCTTGGATTACCggaagttacatttgtaggagagcctagcggggtgaggcatggtgttatttcttccatgaaagccaaaagattgttgtcgaaaggttgtcagtgatatttggctcatgtggtgttgaatgataatGCTCCTAGTAGTGTAGAGGATGTACGTGAGGTCAGGCATTTTTCAGATGTGTTCCCTGATGATTAGCCTAGATTGTCGTTagatagagatgtggagttcGTTATTGATCTGCTTTCAAGCCcgaatcctatatctttgactccttatagaatggctcctactgaattaagggaatcgaaagttcagttgcaagaattagtggataaaggttttattcagcctagtacttcaccctggAGAGCTCTAGTCTTAATTGTAGGGAAGAAAGACAGAACCTTAAGgttgtgcattgattacaggcaattgaatcgggtaataattaagaaccgttatccattgcctcgtatagatgatttgtttgatcaactccGAAGTGTctgtgtgttctctaagattgacttaAGGTCTGGTTACTACTAGTTGAAGATTAGAAGTGAAGATGTCTCTAAAACTGCattcaggactcgatatggtcattatgagtttcttgtgatgccattcgggttaactaatgcgcTAGCTGCTTTCATGGAtttaatgaatcgagtattccagccgTATTTGGACatgtttgttattgtcttcatcgacgatattctggtatactctaagacTAGAGcagagcatgctagacatcttattggtgttgaaaagtttgagggaacactagttatatgctaagtttagcaaatgccaattttggttagatcaagtggcatttttgggaaaTGTTATATCAGCTCAAGGCACACGAGTAGATTCTCAAAAAGCggcagctgtggagaattgggaataacctcgaaccgtcaccgaGGTACGGAGCTTTCTTGGCctagcaggctattatagacggtttgttaaGGAGTTTTCAGTGAATGCTTTACCACTGACGAGGTTGACCAGGAAAGATTTTAAGTTCGAGTGcgatgataattgtgagcaaagttttcagcagttgaagtattatctcactcatatACCTGTTCTAGCACTCccagatgatagtggtaattttgaggTCTACAGTGATTATggttgcacgattgagtatcaccctggtTGTCCAAATGCAGTGGCAGATGCATTTAGTATGAAGACTCCAACTAGACTTAATGtcatctatgattgtcatgttcctcttcttgcggatttgaggtccactggagtgaAGTTAGGAGCGGAAAATAGAGAGGAAGCCTTACTTGTTAATTTTGTCAAGTTAGACCAATCTTAATTAATCGTGTGCTCGAGGCccagatgaatgatgaagatACCTAGGAAgtaattcaagcaaggaatcaGGGGAATAAGAAAGATTTCAGaattcgagaaactgatggtatgcttatgcaggaaagcaAAATGTATGTGTCGAGtaatgcagagttaaagaaagaaatccttgatgaagcgcatatttcggcatatgcaatgcatccaggaggtaccaagatgtatcataccattcgactaTTTTATCATTGGTCGGGTATGAAAAGCGAAACTGcagaatatgtgagtaggtgtgccatttgccagcaggttaaagctgaaaggaagaagccgtttgggttgatgcagccacATCCCATTCcatagtggaaatgggaaaatattaccatggattttgtatacaagcttcctcgtacacagaatggttatgacggcatttgggtgatagttgatcagcttactaagtcagcacattttattccagtgCGAGAAAAATATCtattaagccgattagctaagttattcatatcgaagattgtgaagtaccatggtgttCCAGTTAATATTATCTTGGATTAGGATCCtcgatttacttctaagttcttgatagcattccaggaagctcttggtacaagattactttatagtacggcaTATCACCCTCAGACAGACGGACAATCAGATAAGACTATTCAGATATTAAAacatatgttgagatcttcagtgctgcaATTTGGTGatggttggcatgattgtttagatttgatgaaattcgcctacaacaacagttactattcgagtattggtatgaCACCTTTTGAAGCACTATATGGCAAGTCTTGTCGAATGCCATTATGCTAGTTAGAAGTGGGTGAAAAAGTTTTGGTGGGCCAtgagattgtggatgaaactACCTAGAATATTCAactaattaagtctaacctgaaagcggcccaggaccaacaaaagagcttagcagacaagcatgccactgaccggatgtataatgtaggtgattaggtgattgggtatttctaaagctatcaccatggaaaggtgttgtgcggtttggaaagaaaggcaagttaagtcctaggtacattggaccatatatgatcaccgagcgagtcggTAAGGTtacttacaggcttgagttgcctccaaaGTTGTCCAAGGTGCatgatgtgtttcatgtttcgatgcttcgtCATTATGTTGCAAATCCtacacatgtgattcctcctcaacctttagAAATTAATCCGAATTTGACTTACAACGAGAAGCCagtgactattttggattggaaagataaggagCTGAGGAATAAGATAGTACGTTTGGTGAAACTATTATGGAGAAATCACTCAGTAGAAGAGGTTACTTGGGAGACAAATgaccgg is drawn from Malus domestica chromosome 14, GDT2T_hap1 and contains these coding sequences:
- the LOC139191189 gene encoding uncharacterized protein gives rise to the protein MITERVGKVTYRLELPPKLSKVHDVFHVSMLRHYVANPTHVIPPQPLEINPNLTYNEKPVTILDWKDKELRNKIVSDVSGLDTSMALFVLKPTKSSASGNSSEKTRAYSVSFDGIY